The DNA region TTTACTGATTAACAAATAAGTAATAGGTACTGAAATATGAATgttaaatacttttattttacattctgtattgcctaaagtaaaataataacacATACCTGTTTCAAAATTATCTTGAAGCTTCCTTGGATGCTTCTTTCACATTTCTAGTTAAGAAAATAATCACATTAAACATTTTCAGAAACTGAAATGTGTGACCCAaccaaaaatataaacattttcatTTATAAAACAGAGAGTCATTAAAGCATGAAGCATTTGCTTAAATTTAAGTGGATTAGGCACTTCATTAGCTGCATCTCCAAATTCTTTATATGATGCACCTTCTAACAAAGTGCTTTTAAACAgacaaaattttttaaaaaacagagccagtttggtctagtggttaaagcaccaggctagaaaacagaaaataCTTAAATTCAAGCAAACATATTTTCATATGCGATCTGTATATTTTTGGGAGCTAATAAATATATCACAAAATTAAAAGAAGTGGAAAATGAGATTTACTCATTTGCCTGGAAACAGCTTCTAACAGGTATTCTTCAAAATACAGTCTGAATTACATGTCACGTGTCTTTGCTCTTTTACTCTCCCACAATCATAGCCTTAAAGACTTTAATTTGAAGTCCCACAAATTGCATTGTACTTGTCTCTCTTGTAGTTTACTATAGAGAGCAGCCTTTCCTTTTACCCCTTCACTTCCTCTTTAATCTTCCTTTTGACTCACACCAAAACataaactttctccatttctaTTATCTTTTTCCTATTTGAAGGGGAGGAGGAGCAATTCTTTTTCAGATGACAGAAAAGTTATGGCAGACCTACCACAACCCAAGAACATTTAACCAAATATACTACCGAAAAACAAAATTATCCAATGCATGTTCATGCTGTGGGACTCTTCCTAGcaacttaaaatatatattattcataATAGTCAATGCTCCTACACCCATATATTAAGCAGCAGCCTAACAAGATGACTCACACAAAACTATCACAGAATGACGCCAAGATATTCTCAAACACATCTAGCATATTCTCAGATAATATTGACAGAGCACATTCCCCATTTTTCCTATCAAGCCCAGGTAAAAGATGAGGTAGTCCTTAAGATAGCAACACCCAAACGCTACCTCTAAGCACAAAACTTTGTTGGCCAACAGAGAGAGCTGAATACACAGGTTTATATTATGACACAAGCCATCTCAGCAATCAAAGCACTGAAAAAACATTTCCAGAGCCACTGCTGGGACACCCAGTAGATAATGTCACCAGCATACAGTGCTTAATGCAAAAATTATTCCAAATTCCAATTCAAAGCGCTCTCCCATTTGCATTTACTTAGTGCATCTTACCAAAGTTTGGTTCTGTTTGGCTGGCTGACTCTGAActccatttgttttctttttttgattaGGAGTATCTTGATACTGCTTTTTGCCATTGCCTCGTGCATTCTAAGCAAGTAATGCAACAAAACAAATGAACTAAGGACAGCATTCAACTGAAAatatttagttttaaaaatatttaagtttACAACAAAATACATCTAATTTAGCaaagtatatttattttctttcattaattGATTTGATGCTGCCCAACTCTAAATAAGCCTAAGCAGCTAACAACATACCAAAACAATATAACAAACATTGAGAAATGACAGAATCAAACTCAAACTTTGTCTAAAAAAGCAAGATGACAAACCCAGTAAACCCCCAAACACCCCACCAAAAACTGACATACAATAAAGGGGGCAGCAACCCCTCTAGCCCAAGTGTTCTCAGTTGTTCACCAATGAATATGTTTAGTTTATAGTAAAAATACCTTGCTCCATTTAAAGGGTAAGGATCTGAGAAgttcaagaaattaaaaaaatgtttgaaacacaGAACTCGATTTTCATCAAACCTGACCTAATAACAATAATTTTTAATAGAAACTCACCTTTAGTTTTAAAGCTTCAGGCATATCCAAATGATTGTTATATGGCTTTGGTTGCTGTAATTGCCTCTGCCTTGTTGATTGGTCTCCCGCGGGTGTATCTGTAAACACCTGCTGACTATAATGGAGTTTGGATctgattcattaaaaaaaatctttttacaaAAGTTCAGAAGACAATTATAATCATGCAATACAACTGCATTAATAAGTCTATTCTATCAGATAGTCATTTAACAGTGTATTAAATTTCTTTTTAGGGCATTATTGCTTTGTtccaaaggcactgaaaaattgAAAAACAGCCAATATCCAGACACAATAGTATTCCAAATGAGGCCTGACCAAAATAGACAAGGAATGGGAAAATTACTTTCCATAATCTGGACTCTGTGCTTCTTGATATGTTTCAAAATGATATTTGCTTTCTTAGTAGCTACATCACGTTGCTAGCTCATACTCAACTCATAATCTCCTAAAACATACATATCCTTTTCACGTGTATTACTGAAAGACAAGTGTCCACCAGTCTATACAGTGCCTTCTGATTTTAATTTCTAGATGCCTTTTTCCTTGTTAAATTTCACCATTATTTTTGCTCACTGTACAACATATTATGTGTTTTTGAATCTTCTCTTTCTAGGAGCAATAGCTGCTCCTAGTTTTGTATCAGCTATAGCTTGATAATCTTTCTCAATGACTCCAACCAGGTAATTAAGAACAATGCTGAACAGAAAGGATCCAAGACATTGTTCTGAGGCCTTCTACTTGATAGTGTACTTTCCAACTGAACCTCATTTTTATTATTCTCCAAATACAGTAAATCAGCCAATTATGAATTCATCCAAAAGTTGTTCCATTCCATGACCTATTCTATTAGATCATTATTTTACATGCTGTAATATAGTAATATAACATACTTCCATAAATTTAGCACATTAGCTGAAAGAATATATTTTGGCATTATAAATACTTAGTTAACATTTCATTGACATTGGCTTCAATATTAAaagatgctgataaataatacaaaaataaatttgtGGAGTTCCACCCATACAGTATATCAGTAAAGGCCACTTACTACAGCTACATTCTGCCATGAAACAAGTAAATGGCATCTCAAAATATGAACACAAAAAGGTGGAGAGTTATTATTGTTAGACCACAAAAATCTGAGTTACCTCTATCTAAAATATAGTTCCATAATATACAACATAGTCAATTCACAGATGGTCAAATCGGAGAagtgccatattttttggagtccaattcgtccccccccccccaaaaaaagaggctgaaaatctgggtgtgtttttactctgaatgtagctttatggaagcttttttttcagccctaatgaggtgttaatttagggctgaaaaaaagcttagaatatttttactgcagcatATTGTTGAAAAAATTTCCAGAGGACAAAAGATTTGGATTTGAAGACTGCCTTAAGAGGTACTTCTtttgtccagtttctattttGGGGAGATAATCTTCTCAAGGGCAAGGCAGAGAGTTCCTGTGACTATGTGATTTCTATTCTTTTGGGGATAATCCCGTTAAGGGCAAGGCAGAGATTTTTCCTACCAGCTGAGTTTTCTTAATTGTTTCCTTCAGGCAAACGCTGGGCTGGTTTGTTGAGTCAGCTCTGTTACATTTTTACTAGGTGCGAAGTGCTTTTGGCTGAACCCCCAAACATCTAGCTAAGCTTATTAAGAGTTTCCCCGGCTGCCTAGGGAAAGAAAAGTGACAAAATGTATcattttattatacaattgtatttgCTTGCTTGTCTGGTGatatgggaataaaaatgaatacctggtaggcataatttttatttcctattttcctccccaaaaactaaggtgggTCTTATAATCTGGTGTGTctcaaaaaaatacagtatttgtgcAAAGATAGGACAGCATATTCATActacaagtatttatttataaatgtatatataatcTAAATGAAAACTGCATTTACTGAGTAACAATGTACAATTGATGCTTGGAATAATGATAATAGATGGTAGACaggaatagagagatagagatagagaaagacagacaaacagaggTTAGTTTTTTCCTGGAAGCTTCTATAAATGAACTTTCTCATTTATCTACTGAATATAAAATATTAGAGTTGTGCAAAAATGAAAACATCTTGCTCCCATCTATGCTAACTTCTTATTAATAATGAAAAACTGCATCACAATTTTTCTTTCCCTACATTTAAAAATGGAACAGGAAAGATAATACTTTCTAATGTTGTTATAGGAACTCCAAAATTTCTCATCAGCATGGTAAATAGCTATACTAGGAGACGGAATTATTATCAGTATTGGGTAAGCATAATCAATTATAGCAATGTGAAAATGCAATATATCCAAAAGGCATCAGGATTGGCAAAGCTGATAAATGACATCAGATAAATCATGTCTTAAACTActatattttcggagtataagacacaccagagtataagacacaccaaggttttgaagaggcaaattaaaaaaaaagtttttgcactctgcaaacctccccaaaacggcccatttttcgcaaaaatgggccaggttttttgttttttttttcaaaaaaaagggcatgcttgtaaagtgtggggggggggcaaaaatgagcaaaaatggcctgtttttttgccaaaaaaggggatagatagcctttaggaggcttatagagtgttcctgggagttGGGGGaacaaaattgggcaaaattgagcccttaggagcactctgaaagcctcctaaaagctatgtccGACCATTTTTGtcaagggggcagggttttgggagaccaaaaaatgctgtattcagtgtataaaacacacccagattttcagcctcttttttgagggaaaatgccttatactccgaaaaatatggtattattATTCACTTCATTTACAGGGGAAAAAACACTTGCTTTCTATTTGAAAGCAAGTAGCAAGTTTTACAATCAGTTACCTCTGTTTTTCTATACTGGATTTAGGTGGCGTGCTGCTACTAGTGGATGAGAACCCATTGTCACTATCTGAAGAGTCTCCATACCGTCGAGAAAGCCAGTCTCTTAAGGGTCTGTAAAGGGTTGACATTAGAATAGCAATATTCAGGTTTTTGAAGCAGGTTTCAAAACCCTAACCCTTAAAATCTTCAACACAGAAATGGAACATAAcagatttattttcttctctcaTTTTGAACGAACCTGATGAAGGGAATGGTCATAAAAAACTGTTAGGTGCCAAACCTAATTTTGACTTCGGTGTCATGTCATTTCTATGGCAAGGCAATTTATCAATTGAAAACCATTCAATATCTGAAACACAGAAAAGAGATTACTTAACAACAGATGACAGATAGAAATAATAACTCCCATTCTAATCAAGAATAAAGCATATCTTTAGGAAACTTTATATCACCAAAAGTATTTGAATTCTTTATACGGAAATGTGCAAGTAttgtcaatacaggtagtcctcacttaataactggtAATTGAGACTGGCAACTCCATTACTAAGCAGTGTGGCTATAAAGTGAAAAATCACATGGCCACACCAACATGATGGGAGTTTCATCAGTTCTAGTtgcagctgttaagcgaatcatgtaTGATTGTTAAGCACATAATGTGACTTCAACTGTGACTTCCTGAcagctttcccactgactttgattATCAGAAGCAGTTAAGATACGGCaagtggcaatcatgtgaccaagaGACATTGACCATCATAATTGTgcaacagttgccaagcacccgaatcgcaatcacatgaccacagggacacTGTGACAGCTGCAAATTTCAGGGCTAGTTGTAAGTCTCCTCGTTCAGCACCAGTGTAACTTTGCGTGGTCActgaacaaggactacctgtaatgtaaacaaaaggttactacaaaatgaTTTCACAAACATTTAGAATCCGCATTCTCATCTCTTTCTGATGTTCTGTTACCTACTGTTTGCAAAGTAAATAGGTGCTGCTACAACAATTTTCTTTATCTCTAATATATGAACATAAATGAATAGTCACCTCCAGATTGGACTGCTTAAATGTATTTTACATGGATCTGTCCTAGAAGAATATCCAGAGGGTTCAGCTGGTGCAGATTGCAGTGGCGTGGGCATATGCACTGCTTAGAACagcatattttatatttctgctCCGCAAGCTCTActggctgccaatttgcttccaggtccaaatcaaggtgctggttttaatctttaaagtccttcatgcATGGGACTGGGCTATCTGAGTGATCACCTCTCCTTGGTCACATCAGTTCACTTCATTAAATCTGGCAGAGAAAGCATGCTGCGAGTGCAATCAGCTAGGGACTTACATTGGGTGGGTCCCACAAGTGCCTTCTCTGCCATGGCGCCCCCCCCCTTTATGGCTTTCCTCCAAATTAGATTTGCTCCATCCATTTTGACACTTTGGAAGTCCCTCAAGGCCTGGTAATGTTATCAGGCATGGGGCTCCCAGGGAACCAGAGAAATTATTTGATGGTTCCATTGTTGAGGTGGCCATTCTTATCCTTTCTCTACCCAAGATTTGcatattcatttttataatttaaaaataaaatttcatgtTAAAAAACAAATATCTGTTGTTTTACTCAATTGCTGCATGCCACCCAGAATAGCTTTTGGTGAGATGGGATAGTTAtacaaatttgtttaataaataaatattgcaccAGATAAGCAATTAAAGATTTAGTTCAGTGAATCTTGGAACTGGACAAGTTGGAAGTGCCACTTCATAAGTGGAAATCATTGCCAGCATATTCATTGAGGACTATCTTAATATACTTTAGGAAGCTCCATGGATATAAAATATCGGTAGTGATATCCTTTGTTGATGATCAAGGCAGCTCAATTATATCAAGAACAGATCAAAGATATAATTCTTCAGTCTACTAGCACACTCCCAAATCAGCACATTCCTTTACTCTACTTTAAAGTTAGCAGATGTATCTCCCAGAGATAACAAtgtgacaaaaataaaataaaatagcaaggCCAAAGATTAAAACCAAGGCTAATATTTCCTATCTCCTGCTCTGGCTACTTGGGGACAGCAGGGCTCTGAAAACAGTTCACCTTGCATTGCTCTGcctaaggaaaaaataattttacataAGGAAAAACTATCAGACCTGGATTGTAAAAATTCTGACTACTACGATACTTTGCTGGCATCTAATAGTCATCCAGATTTCTACAATTTAATTTTGGTAGATCTAATGTAAAGGGAATACCGTGAAGGTTTATATCAAAATGCATGACATTGCTCAATAATCTTACAATAGCATTAATTTCTTAGTAACTGAGCATTCAATTACAGTTGGAAAGGTAAATTTACCCGAATCTCTCTTCTTGTTTTAGGATTAAATTTTGTGTCCTTTGGAATGCCCGGGATGATATACAATCGTGCTAGCTGATCATTGATTCTTAATTCAATATCATCTTTATTAATAAAATCTTTTATATCAAAACCGGTTTCTTCAAATACCTGAAAAAAGGATAAGATGAGAATAAAATTTATGCACACATTTTAGGAATAAAGCAACCTGTTGTTTTATTGGTTGAAAAGGTAAGAAATCTGATTCATTCCTAAATGTTTTGCTATAAAATTCTGGCTCGATTATGATGTTATCTGACCAAAATTGTAACTCTTTCCTACAGCTTTACGAAAGCAAAAAAGATATGTGCAGAACTACCAAACTGTCGAACTGTCatgtccagtgatggcttctggAGAAGGGAAACACCACTGACTCTGATTAGACACCACTGCTCACTTGCTCTTATCACTTAACTCTTCATGGACTTAATCACATATTATCACCCAGGAAATTTAATTTCAAGTAGGAGGCAATAATGTAATTAACAAATACCCTTGGTACGTTTGGAAATCACTTGCAATGATGAAACCTGAAGCACAGATAAATCACAACTCAAATAAAGGCACCAGGATCTATTTAATGTAGAAAGTGTATAAGTATCTTGCATGTACAATATACAATATGCATGCTCTATTCCTGAGACAATATGCAGTATTTATGTGGTTTCAAAGATAACACCAACttgatatttaatattattatgtATTCTAAAAAtcttttcaattaaaaatgtTTGGATATTAGCAGGATGAATTGCCAAGCCTGAAACTGGATTGTAACTTAGCCCCAAGGCTGCCAAGTTTTGCTAGTTGGTCAACTACATAACAAGAGCCACACAGACAGCAAGAATATCCTCAGACTAATGAAGACATGCATAAACAGACATGCTTGCCTTCCAGTGAAGATTTATAAAGGGCAGAGCTGCTAAGAAAGGAGAttgttggttgattggttggtgtGGTTGTGTTGCACTGTGTGTATCAAGAAGCAAGAACTGAAGCTGCTAGAGGAAAGACACAGTGTTGgagaaaggaaccttggaggaaGGGGGAATGTACAGTTGAGGGCCCAAGAGAAGCCTGCAGAATCAGTGAGATCCGTAATGCTGATTGACTGGCAAAAAGGACTGAAGACGAAGGACAGACCAAGAATCAGTGCAAATAATGGTGACTAAGGTGCTGCTTTCCAAGAGGCTCAACTTATTTTTCCCTCTTTATACCTCCTATATGCTGTAGAAAAGGCTAAgaggtaaaaataaaaacactgttTGAGCTGTGAAAAGAGTCAACATAATAAAGGAATTATTAAGTATATGAATAAAGGAACAGACAGGTGTAGTAGATGAGGAACTGCAAGAAACTGTATGGTTTGTTATGCTAACTAACTACTGTCTACATCTTCATATGTATGCTGTTATTATTTATAAAGCTTCACTTTGGAGAATAGCAGCGCATGTTTGCCTGGATAAATTCTTACCCCTTTCCCATCCTCCAACAGGAATATGTCAAACAATGTAATAAACAGAATTACCTCTCTGGCAGCACAGTCATGTGGAGCTTCCTCTTTATTcacttttccttttggaaaacccCAGCCAGATTTTGCTAAATAACCCTGAACTAGTAGCACCTGCAAAACATAAATATTCAATCATAATTAAAAGattataaaagggggaaaaaatcaactcATGATAAATACACACAGAGCTTAAAATACACAAGAGCTAGATACTAAAGTCTGAATTAAAgttaaaaaatcaaaacaaaaccaatAACATACACACTTCTTCCATTACAGTAGGGAAATATACGTGGAAGATCAGCATTCGCGGATTGCCTTTAAGAGTCAACAGTTAAATCACTGTCAATTCCATTCAACCAAGCTAAAAGGAAAACGCCTTACATTTTCAAGGGTCTCATCAAGAATGATTGCACCATAAGTTGGCACTCCCATTTTGTACTCTTTCCATTCATCTAAAACCTTCTGCACATCTTCGCCTTGAGGAAGTAAAAAAGGGCAG from Thamnophis elegans isolate rThaEle1 chromosome 3, rThaEle1.pri, whole genome shotgun sequence includes:
- the DCP2 gene encoding LOW QUALITY PROTEIN: m7GpppN-mRNA hydrolase (The sequence of the model RefSeq protein was modified relative to this genomic sequence to represent the inferred CDS: inserted 1 base in 1 codon), producing the protein MDTKRPEIPGSVLDDLCSRFILHIPSEERDNAIRVCFQIELAHWFYLDFYMQNTPGLPQCGIRDFAKAVFSHCPFLLPQGEDVQKVLDEWKEYKMGVPTYGAIILDETLENVLLVQGYLAKSGWGFPKGKVNKEEAPHDCAAREVFEETGFDIKDFINKDDIELRINDQLARLYIIPGIPKDTKFNPKTRREIRNIEWFSIDKLPCHRNDMTPKSKLGLAPNXFFMTIPFIRPLRDWLSRRYGDSSDSDNGFSSTSSSTPPKSSIEKQRSKLHYSQQVFTDTPAGDQSTRQRQLQQPKPYNNHLDMPEALKLKNARGNGKKQYQDTPNQKKKTNGVQSQPAKQNQTLVRCTKWLHPRKLQDNFETETACDLCCLSEDQQLEHGQSVSCSGHCKFSFSSRAFLSFKFDHDAIMKNFDL